The Acinetobacter shaoyimingii DNA segment AGCTCGTTATGTTGCATTGGCAGATACTGTTGCTGAACAAGACATCAAAGCTTCTTTAAGCTTTAGCGTGATCTATAAGTAATTTAAACTAAGCACTTGTAGGTTGGATATTTGATGATAAGAACTTTTCTAGCAGTCGTACTCACAGCATTCGCAGCTTGCTCATCTATGGCAGGTATTGCTGTTGGAAATACTCGCATTATTTATCCAGCCGACGCCCAAAGTGTGAATGTGAGTTTAAATAACTTGGTCAAAAAACCTGCGCTGGCGCAGGTTTGGATTGACAATGGCGATGCCAGTAAAATTCCTTCTGCCCATGAAATACCATTTTTGGTGACGCCACCAGTCAGTCGTTTGGCACCAGAAGCTGAACAAATTGTTCGTGTGATTATGAAGCCGAATTTTAAATTGGCACAGGATCGTGAAAGTTTGTATTGGTTCAATATGTTAGATATTCCACCTATTGCAAAAGAAAACCAAGATAAAAACCAGCTTCAACTGTCTGTTCGTAGTCGCTTAAAATTATTTTACCGTCCATCAACTTTAAATATGTCTCAGAAGCAAGCGTTTACTGCTTTAGCTTTTCATAAGGTTTTAAATACAAAAAAGATCGAGATTGACAATCCAACACCATATTACATCACCTTAAATAAGCTTGAATTTAAAGGATCAAGTCTCTCTGTATACTACGCAGTGGATACAATGCTTGCACCTTATAGCAAACAAAATATTGAACTTGATAAAGCCAACAGTGCTTTAAATAAAGTGAAATATGAAGTGATCAATGATTTGGGTGGCTATGTAGAATTTGATACTGTTGTCAATTGAATTTGAATGCTGCTGAAACAATTCAATCCCTATTTTTTATTGATCAATGCAGTTGTTGGTATAAACAGTACAACACATGCAATGTCCGAACAAAATAAAACTGATGACTACGTCTTTGAAGGCGTTTCTTTATTTGGTGAGGAAAATAAAGACATCGATCTCGGTCAGTTTCAACATGACTTCGTGCATGGTGAATATTTGTTGCAAACTCAAGTTAATCAGAAATCAATTGGAAAAATTCTATTTAAAATAGATCTCGATCCCAAAACAGGACAGTCCGATCTGTGCATAGACCATAATCAACTCAATAAACTCTCTATAAAAAAACAAGTCTATTCGGAATTTGATGGTTCGCGATGTATTTTTATCAAACAACTTGATCCTTATGTATCCTACGATTTAGATACGGCTCAGCAAAAGCTCAACTTGTCTATACCCGATCTTATATTAGATCTTCAAAATGAAAATGACGTGACTCAAAATGACTTTGATTCAGGGGTAAGCGCTTTATTTAGCAATTACCAATATAGCTATAATTTTTCAAATAATGCGGATACACATACCCAAAATGACAGTCACTTTTTAAACTTAAATGCAGGTTTAAATTTTGCAGGCTGGTATTTTAGACATCAGGGCAATCTGACTTCGGATAATCAAACCAAACTGAAATATAGCAGTAATAACACCGTTCTATATCATGACTTTGTGGAAAATTCGGCGAGAATGAGCCTCGGGCAAATTCAGACCCAAAGTCTCTATTTGGATGCGGTGAGTTTGCTTGGGGTTCAGTATGCCACAGACAATATGATGCGATTAAAATCGCAACGTTATTTTTCACCTGTGATTGAAAATATTGCCAATAGCCAAGCACAAGTCATGGTGTATCAAAATGGTCACAAGCTTTATGAAAAAACGGTCCCGGCCGGGCCATTTAAAATTGATGATATTCGTGGTGTCAGTGATTCAGGTGATCTGAGTGTCGATATTATTGAAAGTGATGGATCAAAACGTACTTTTATTGTTCCACTGAATATGCAATTTAATCTGCTTCGAGCAGGTCAAAAAAACATTAACTTCGCAACGGGATATTACCAAACCCAGGAATCTGTGACCGATTTACAGGTCGTTCAGGCCAGTTTTGATTATGGTTTGAATCATGCAACAAGTCTTTTTTTAGGCGGTCAGTATAGTCCATCCTATTCCAATATTGTTTTGGGAGCTTTGTGGAACACGCCTTTCGGTGGAATTCAAACTTCATATGATCAGGCGATTTTTCAACGTTCAGAGCATACAAAAACGGGGGAGAAATTTAAGCTTGATTATCGGACGGGTTTTTTTGCTCATCAAAAAAGTAATATCAGTGCAAGTTTTGTCTATCAAAGTCCATTGTATCAGTCATTAAGCAATTCACTTTCAAGTGCGTATCAAAATGTACTGACTTCTGCAGAGCAGGAATGGTTACAACGAACAAATTTGATGA contains these protein-coding regions:
- a CDS encoding fimbria/pilus outer membrane usher protein, yielding MLLKQFNPYFLLINAVVGINSTTHAMSEQNKTDDYVFEGVSLFGEENKDIDLGQFQHDFVHGEYLLQTQVNQKSIGKILFKIDLDPKTGQSDLCIDHNQLNKLSIKKQVYSEFDGSRCIFIKQLDPYVSYDLDTAQQKLNLSIPDLILDLQNENDVTQNDFDSGVSALFSNYQYSYNFSNNADTHTQNDSHFLNLNAGLNFAGWYFRHQGNLTSDNQTKLKYSSNNTVLYHDFVENSARMSLGQIQTQSLYLDAVSLLGVQYATDNMMRLKSQRYFSPVIENIANSQAQVMVYQNGHKLYEKTVPAGPFKIDDIRGVSDSGDLSVDIIESDGSKRTFIVPLNMQFNLLRAGQKNINFATGYYQTQESVTDLQVVQASFDYGLNHATSLFLGGQYSPSYSNIVLGALWNTPFGGIQTSYDQAIFQRSEHTKTGEKFKLDYRTGFFAHQKSNISASFVYQSPLYQSLSNSLSSAYQNVLTSAEQEWLQRTNLMKQELRFSMSQRFGKTHGGTLSANIIQSQYWNDPKSYMQYQMSYSNNFKQFAYAFSLSQSESQKQEVDRNFAFTLMMPLKWKNRHYTTNTQIQHQSSPSDSTLVNMNVSSNGGAQSKFGYGLTASSMKTEEKHQQQLGATVSYKHPKVALNSTLAWNDQQQQFGISASGGLVAHRYGLTFARTLGDTFTIAHIQDVNSKYGSKKWSENYDRWGNAIYPNLTAYEANYVQFKPTQLPLNVTLDRFENRVVPKRFSSTMAVFEASRSENIILILSLKDNSQIPLGSTLYNDEGAKVGTVGQSNQVFIDELQKLKPNSAIRWGEGDQQHCLLGDVDLQNIDLNSTQYQMIEAVCQI
- a CDS encoding fimbrial biogenesis chaperone, which codes for MIRTFLAVVLTAFAACSSMAGIAVGNTRIIYPADAQSVNVSLNNLVKKPALAQVWIDNGDASKIPSAHEIPFLVTPPVSRLAPEAEQIVRVIMKPNFKLAQDRESLYWFNMLDIPPIAKENQDKNQLQLSVRSRLKLFYRPSTLNMSQKQAFTALAFHKVLNTKKIEIDNPTPYYITLNKLEFKGSSLSVYYAVDTMLAPYSKQNIELDKANSALNKVKYEVINDLGGYVEFDTVVN